A genomic window from Brevibacillus agri includes:
- the nhaC gene encoding Na+/H+ antiporter NhaC, translating to MNKSISFSQSIWVLLAIFGILFPALFWGKVEPHMPLFAATIAAAPLLRLFGVPWKRMEEGLVKGIQTAIAPMLILCLIGVLIGVWMMSGTVPMILHLGISLISPEYFTISALFLTVIVSSVTGSTFTTISTIGVAMMGVSTALGLDPLMTAGAIICGACFGDKMSPLSDTTNFAAAIANVSLMNHIKFMSHTAIPGLLITAIFFAVQGQSADVSLEAIQEIQTVLAQHFSLGITTLLPAAVVLVCSALRKPILPTLVFGILSGVATAALVQGVHSPVEWMNVMQNGFASEIANEAVASIVNRGGLLSMTWSLALILIALSLGGILQYSGVFEALFAGLIQRIQKAAGMVGLAGSSSILVNLLTGEQYLSILLPGQMFHDAFVKQGIEGRRLSRTLEDCGTLVNPLIPWGVSGAFFTSTLHVATIDYLPYVIYLWISPLLTFLFALRQPKVTVETRH from the coding sequence ATGAACAAATCTATTTCATTTTCGCAAAGTATTTGGGTGCTTTTGGCGATCTTCGGCATCCTGTTTCCTGCCTTGTTCTGGGGCAAAGTAGAGCCACACATGCCGCTTTTTGCCGCCACGATTGCGGCGGCCCCGCTCCTGCGGCTGTTCGGGGTGCCGTGGAAGCGGATGGAAGAAGGGCTGGTCAAAGGCATCCAGACCGCCATCGCCCCGATGCTGATCCTCTGTCTGATCGGGGTGTTGATCGGGGTCTGGATGATGAGCGGAACGGTTCCGATGATCTTGCACCTTGGCATCTCGCTGATCTCGCCGGAGTACTTTACGATCAGCGCCCTCTTTTTGACCGTGATCGTCTCGAGCGTCACCGGCAGCACGTTTACGACGATCAGCACGATCGGCGTAGCGATGATGGGCGTCTCGACCGCACTCGGGCTCGACCCGCTAATGACAGCCGGGGCGATTATTTGCGGCGCCTGCTTCGGGGATAAAATGTCCCCGCTGTCAGACACGACCAACTTTGCGGCTGCGATTGCCAACGTCTCTTTGATGAATCACATCAAATTCATGTCGCACACCGCGATTCCCGGCCTGCTGATTACGGCGATTTTCTTCGCCGTTCAGGGACAGTCCGCTGACGTAAGCCTGGAGGCGATCCAGGAAATCCAGACGGTGCTTGCGCAGCATTTTTCCCTGGGAATCACGACGCTTTTGCCTGCTGCCGTCGTGCTCGTCTGTTCTGCCTTGCGCAAGCCGATTTTGCCGACCCTCGTCTTCGGGATCTTGAGCGGAGTCGCGACTGCTGCTCTCGTGCAAGGCGTTCACTCCCCGGTCGAATGGATGAACGTCATGCAAAACGGCTTCGCCAGCGAAATCGCCAACGAAGCCGTTGCTTCTATCGTGAACAGGGGCGGGCTGTTGTCCATGACCTGGTCACTTGCCCTCATTCTCATCGCCCTGTCTCTCGGTGGTATTTTGCAGTACAGCGGTGTGTTCGAAGCCTTGTTTGCAGGCTTGATCCAGCGCATCCAAAAAGCGGCAGGCATGGTCGGACTGGCCGGCTCGTCGTCCATCCTCGTCAACCTTTTGACAGGCGAACAGTACTTGTCGATCCTGCTTCCGGGGCAAATGTTCCACGACGCCTTTGTCAAACAAGGGATCGAAGGCAGACGGCTTTCCCGTACGCTCGAAGACTGCGGGACGCTCGTCAACCCGCTCATTCCTTGGGGCGTCAGCGGGGCCTTTTTCACCTCAACGTTGCACGTGGCGACAATCGACTACTTGCCGTATGTAATCTACCTGTGGATTTCGCCGCTGTTGACTTTCCTGTTTGCTCTGCGGCAGCCAAAAGTCACAGTCGAAACTAGACACTAG
- a CDS encoding sensor domain-containing diguanylate cyclase — MHENNAVREAYARHLLERYSGWLSRVDAVDQEEIEAVAREIDEVLATEDGMRHKELLKKISELRDKVSEMMWMSEHMKILHDLSHIFAKTFEEDKILWKAFELVSRVMRADAFFIAFFDEGDSEIRIPISIDNGINYGPITVPYGQAMISKVIETRQTIHIRTMKDEPSEPEMIRWGSPEIDTNTCIFVPLMLGNQIKGVISAQSYREFAYKKEHEELLKIIGFQVASAIETARLYERMYQMSFQDELTGLANYRAFHRDLEKLLGEESSPVALIMLDSDSLKLVNDHFGHHAGDELIRRIAEAMKAVAGRENTAYRYAGDEFMLLCPKATMKEAEEKVRAIRDFLRMHPLLQDNCCIPIAVSVGIARFPDDSDTADGLKRAADEALYRSKRRGKNCTTVYATG; from the coding sequence ATGCATGAAAACAACGCCGTAAGAGAAGCGTACGCAAGACATCTGCTGGAGCGTTATAGCGGCTGGCTCAGCCGTGTTGACGCCGTGGATCAGGAAGAGATCGAGGCGGTAGCCCGCGAGATTGACGAGGTGTTGGCAACAGAAGACGGGATGCGGCACAAGGAGCTGCTGAAAAAAATCAGCGAGTTGCGGGACAAGGTATCCGAAATGATGTGGATGTCGGAGCACATGAAAATTTTGCACGACTTGAGCCATATTTTTGCGAAGACGTTTGAGGAAGACAAGATTTTGTGGAAGGCTTTTGAGCTGGTCTCCCGCGTGATGCGCGCCGACGCCTTTTTCATCGCGTTTTTTGACGAGGGCGACAGCGAGATCAGAATCCCGATCAGCATCGACAACGGCATCAACTACGGGCCGATTACGGTTCCGTACGGCCAGGCGATGATCTCCAAGGTGATTGAGACCCGGCAAACGATCCACATTCGGACGATGAAGGACGAGCCGAGCGAGCCGGAAATGATTCGCTGGGGCAGCCCGGAGATCGACACGAACACCTGTATTTTTGTGCCGCTGATGCTGGGGAATCAGATCAAAGGCGTCATTTCGGCACAGTCCTATCGCGAGTTTGCCTACAAAAAGGAGCACGAGGAGCTTTTGAAGATCATCGGCTTCCAGGTGGCGAGCGCGATCGAGACGGCGCGTCTGTACGAGCGGATGTACCAGATGTCTTTTCAGGATGAACTGACGGGACTTGCCAACTACCGGGCGTTCCACCGCGATCTGGAAAAGCTGCTGGGAGAAGAAAGCTCCCCGGTGGCGTTGATTATGCTCGATTCGGACAGTTTGAAACTGGTGAACGACCATTTCGGACATCACGCGGGAGATGAGCTGATTAGAAGAATCGCCGAGGCGATGAAAGCCGTGGCAGGGCGAGAAAATACGGCCTACCGCTATGCGGGGGACGAGTTCATGCTGCTCTGCCCGAAGGCGACGATGAAGGAAGCGGAGGAAAAGGTGCGGGCGATCCGCGACTTTTTGCGCATGCACCCATTATTGCAGGACAATTGCTGCATCCCGATCGCGGTCAGCGTCGGCATCGCGCGTTTTCCCGACGACAGCGACACGGCAGACGGCTTGAAGCGGGCAGCAGACGAGGCGCTGTACCGCTCCAAGCGCAGAGGGAAAAATTGTACGACCGTGTATGCGACAGGCTAG
- a CDS encoding DUF3870 domain-containing protein — protein MAEWKNKNTVLTAGFAQIPKGTTLYEVSTMVGCVLIIDADDGVICDASFTFVMDKTSEFLVSLLVGKSVAGGMQEIAQTIQERFLAPGQGAVLQAIRAAVDRYHEKKA, from the coding sequence ATGGCTGAGTGGAAAAACAAAAACACAGTGCTGACAGCGGGATTTGCCCAAATCCCCAAAGGGACGACGCTGTACGAGGTGTCGACGATGGTGGGCTGTGTGCTCATCATTGATGCCGATGACGGCGTCATATGCGATGCCAGTTTTACCTTTGTGATGGACAAGACGAGCGAGTTTCTGGTCAGTCTGCTCGTGGGCAAGTCAGTGGCAGGGGGGATGCAGGAGATTGCGCAGACGATCCAGGAGCGTTTTCTCGCCCCCGGACAGGGAGCTGTTTTGCAGGCCATTCGTGCGGCTGTCGATCGTTATCACGAGAAAAAAGCGTAA
- a CDS encoding PAS domain-containing sensor histidine kinase, with protein sequence MKGLLDNECRSSLLYRSFFEQMVQAAFWLDQSGGVCRGNPACEALTGYAAEEWEGYPFWKLAIAEEQETVRRQTQCAVNGEPMPFCTVFAHKAGPPVPVHITYGAFLAEGATIGYYAMVQKLSQAVADSREAQSCKVLDLSLEAAFIYEKGELKYVNQSGIRLMGARGYEELLPYPFTSFFHPRDMPLIHELQKRLERGETTSPIEVELIRLDGTRTDVEVCGTSVVIQDKLRHYILIRDMTERKRVHEFLQNSEKLALVGQLAAGIAHEIRNPLTSLKGFIQLMQKDGMRKPEYFSIMSSELARIEMIVSELLVLAKPHASAFEVHDLTNLITHVVTLLETEAILQKVTIQVAFESPLPMVHCDENQLKQAFINFLKNGIEATSGSGEIVIRLWCEGDKVVIRFEDNGVGIPAEQLARLGEAFFTTKETGTGLGLMVSRRIIENHRGTLRLMSTPGIGTTVEVCLPVIS encoded by the coding sequence ATGAAAGGCCTGTTGGATAATGAGTGCAGGAGCAGTCTTCTCTATCGCTCCTTCTTCGAGCAAATGGTGCAAGCGGCTTTTTGGCTGGATCAATCAGGAGGCGTTTGCAGAGGCAATCCCGCCTGCGAAGCGCTGACAGGCTACGCAGCAGAAGAGTGGGAGGGCTACCCGTTTTGGAAGCTTGCCATCGCGGAGGAGCAGGAGACAGTGCGCCGTCAGACGCAATGCGCAGTAAACGGGGAGCCGATGCCATTTTGCACGGTTTTCGCTCACAAGGCTGGTCCGCCGGTACCTGTCCATATTACGTATGGCGCATTTTTGGCAGAAGGTGCCACGATTGGCTATTACGCGATGGTGCAAAAGCTGTCGCAAGCCGTGGCCGACAGCAGGGAGGCCCAATCGTGCAAGGTGCTGGATCTCTCGCTGGAGGCGGCCTTTATCTACGAAAAAGGAGAGCTGAAGTACGTCAACCAATCCGGAATCAGGCTCATGGGAGCACGAGGGTACGAGGAGCTTTTGCCCTATCCGTTCACTTCCTTTTTCCACCCGCGCGACATGCCTTTGATTCACGAGCTGCAAAAGCGGCTGGAGCGGGGAGAGACGACCTCGCCGATTGAGGTGGAGCTGATTCGCCTGGACGGCACGCGAACGGATGTGGAGGTTTGCGGCACATCTGTGGTCATTCAGGACAAGCTACGCCATTACATATTGATACGCGATATGACAGAGCGCAAAAGGGTGCATGAATTTTTGCAAAACTCGGAAAAACTGGCGCTGGTGGGACAGTTGGCGGCGGGGATTGCCCATGAGATACGCAATCCGCTGACTTCGTTGAAAGGCTTTATCCAACTGATGCAAAAGGACGGCATGCGCAAGCCGGAGTACTTTTCCATCATGAGCTCGGAGCTGGCGCGGATCGAGATGATCGTCAGCGAGCTGTTGGTGCTGGCGAAGCCGCACGCGTCTGCCTTTGAGGTGCACGACTTGACCAATCTCATCACCCATGTGGTAACGTTATTGGAAACAGAGGCGATTTTGCAAAAAGTGACGATCCAGGTCGCGTTTGAATCGCCGTTGCCTATGGTTCACTGCGATGAAAACCAGTTGAAGCAAGCGTTCATCAACTTTTTGAAAAACGGTATCGAGGCTACATCAGGCAGTGGGGAAATCGTCATCCGGCTATGGTGCGAGGGCGACAAGGTGGTCATCCGCTTTGAGGACAATGGGGTAGGCATCCCGGCGGAGCAGCTTGCCCGGCTGGGAGAGGCTTTCTTCACCACGAAGGAGACGGGAACCGGCCTCGGCCTGATGGTCAGCCGCAGAATCATCGAAAACCATCGAGGAACATTACGGCTGATGAGCACTCCAGGAATCGGAACGACAGTGGAGGTATGTTTGCCCGTCATCAGCTAG
- the murQ gene encoding N-acetylmuramic acid 6-phosphate etherase, translating into MDENLHQLQTEMRNPASERLDQMTALEIVTLMNEEDHKVAVAIKRVLPQVAEAVEQIVQALSGGGRLFYFGAGTSGRLGVLDAAECPPTFGTDASVVRGIIAGGAQAMTEAIEGAEDSHELGRQDVREAGVGQGDVVVGIAASGRTPYVLGALEEARARQAATIALSCNPDPDSSKSADIAINIEVGPEVVTGSTRLKAGSATKMVLNMLTTASMVQLGKVYGNLMVNVQATNQKLRERAKHIVMQVTGASYEEAARLLGEAAGDVRVAIVMQKTGLAAKEAAERLARAGNKVRAAIEHG; encoded by the coding sequence ATGGACGAAAACCTGCACCAGCTTCAGACGGAAATGCGCAATCCGGCCAGCGAGCGGCTGGATCAGATGACGGCGCTGGAAATCGTCACGCTGATGAACGAGGAAGATCACAAGGTAGCGGTCGCCATCAAGCGGGTGCTGCCGCAAGTCGCCGAAGCTGTCGAGCAGATCGTGCAGGCGCTGTCGGGCGGCGGACGGCTGTTTTACTTCGGAGCCGGTACGAGCGGGCGGCTTGGGGTGCTGGACGCCGCTGAATGCCCGCCGACTTTTGGCACGGATGCTTCCGTCGTGCGCGGAATCATTGCCGGCGGAGCGCAAGCGATGACAGAAGCCATCGAAGGGGCCGAAGACTCGCACGAGCTGGGGCGGCAGGATGTGCGTGAGGCGGGAGTCGGGCAGGGCGATGTCGTCGTGGGGATCGCGGCCAGCGGGCGGACGCCTTATGTGCTGGGAGCGCTGGAAGAGGCGAGGGCGCGGCAGGCTGCAACGATAGCGCTTTCCTGCAATCCCGACCCGGACAGCAGCAAAAGCGCCGACATCGCGATCAACATCGAAGTCGGTCCGGAGGTCGTCACCGGCTCTACCCGGCTCAAGGCAGGCAGCGCGACGAAGATGGTGCTGAACATGCTGACGACTGCGAGCATGGTGCAGCTTGGCAAAGTGTACGGGAATTTGATGGTGAACGTGCAGGCGACGAACCAGAAGTTGCGGGAGCGCGCGAAGCATATTGTCATGCAAGTGACGGGAGCGTCGTACGAGGAAGCGGCCCGATTGCTCGGGGAAGCGGCAGGCGATGTGCGAGTGGCGATCGTCATGCAAAAGACAGGCTTGGCGGCAAAGGAGGCGGCAGAGCGGCTGGCGCGTGCAGGCAATAAGGTCAGGGCCGCGATTGAGCACGGGTAA
- a CDS encoding N-acetylglucosamine kinase, protein MQLNDGKKWFIGIDGGGTKTKAAICDEQGQVWAIVAGESSNPLSRPWTQVEATLQQLVATACEQAGARAEEVAGLFIGLGGADRPAIREKLHASFAEVWQERLRVDNDAVPALYSGTWGQPGIVLISGTGSIACALTSGGARHRVGGWGYLLGDEGSGYDLGKKAAMAVLRAYDGRGEPTALTGLFLAHYQVASPEELIGVIYGASNPRMRLAGASELVEQAARQQDSLACRLIAEAADDLLELAQACLEKTQEALPVVLAGGLFATDTLVRQRVMDKASFSTVIPDVPPVIGSLAAAITGTGHRLDEKAAEKLRKSGTALEKR, encoded by the coding sequence GTGCAGTTAAATGACGGGAAAAAATGGTTTATCGGGATAGATGGAGGGGGGACGAAGACAAAAGCCGCCATCTGCGACGAGCAAGGGCAAGTGTGGGCGATCGTGGCAGGGGAGTCATCCAATCCGCTGTCGCGGCCGTGGACACAGGTGGAGGCGACGCTGCAACAGCTCGTTGCGACTGCGTGCGAGCAGGCGGGAGCGAGAGCGGAAGAGGTGGCGGGGCTGTTCATCGGTCTGGGCGGCGCTGATCGCCCGGCGATTCGGGAAAAGCTGCACGCTTCGTTTGCAGAGGTGTGGCAGGAGCGGCTGCGCGTGGACAACGATGCGGTTCCTGCGCTCTACTCCGGGACGTGGGGGCAGCCGGGGATTGTGCTCATCTCCGGTACAGGCTCGATTGCGTGTGCGCTGACAAGCGGAGGGGCGAGGCACCGCGTAGGCGGTTGGGGCTATTTGCTTGGCGATGAAGGCAGCGGCTACGATCTCGGAAAAAAGGCGGCCATGGCGGTTTTGCGCGCATATGACGGTCGCGGCGAGCCGACTGCCTTGACCGGGCTGTTTCTTGCCCATTACCAGGTGGCAAGCCCGGAAGAGCTGATCGGCGTGATCTACGGGGCCAGCAATCCGCGCATGCGCCTGGCCGGGGCGAGTGAGCTGGTGGAGCAGGCGGCACGGCAGCAAGACAGCCTCGCGTGCAGACTGATTGCAGAAGCGGCGGACGATCTGCTCGAGTTGGCGCAGGCATGCCTGGAAAAGACGCAGGAAGCACTGCCTGTCGTGCTCGCGGGAGGGCTGTTTGCCACCGACACGCTGGTCAGACAGCGAGTGATGGATAAAGCTTCGTTTTCGACGGTCATCCCGGACGTGCCGCCTGTGATCGGTTCTCTGGCAGCGGCGATCACGGGCACAGGCCACCGCCTGGACGAAAAAGCGGCAGAGAAGTTGCGAAAAAGCGGTACAGCCTTGGAAAAGAGGTGA
- a CDS encoding carbohydrate ABC transporter permease, whose protein sequence is MKTSVAGRAVSYVAAYMFALVSLYPIVLMILSSFKTNREIFASPLSLPQSFGFATYRKLWEAVPFADFLLNSVLVSGMSVLMITVFSAMAAFYLSRFSYRWTGALYFFFIIGLMIPIKLGIVPLFLLMKNFGLLNSLWSLILIYTASGIPISVFILTGFFRTLPVELEEAARIDGCSHFQVFWRVLLPLIRPALATVVIINFIHAWNDFFFPLIFIQEDALKTIPVGMMVLFGEYETDWSLLFAGLTLSALPMIVVFLLASRQFMEGLTAGAVK, encoded by the coding sequence GTGAAAACGAGCGTAGCGGGCAGGGCGGTTTCGTATGTGGCCGCGTATATGTTTGCATTGGTGTCGCTCTATCCAATCGTGTTAATGATTCTTTCCTCGTTTAAAACGAACAGGGAGATTTTCGCCAGTCCGTTGTCGCTGCCGCAGTCGTTTGGCTTTGCGACGTACCGGAAGCTGTGGGAAGCGGTGCCGTTTGCCGACTTTTTGCTGAACAGCGTATTGGTCAGCGGGATGTCGGTGTTGATGATTACGGTCTTTTCCGCGATGGCTGCCTTTTACTTGTCGCGCTTTTCGTATCGCTGGACAGGGGCGCTGTACTTCTTTTTCATCATCGGGCTGATGATTCCGATCAAGCTGGGGATTGTGCCTTTGTTTTTGCTGATGAAAAATTTCGGGCTGCTCAATTCGCTCTGGTCGCTGATCCTGATCTACACGGCGAGCGGGATTCCGATCTCGGTGTTTATTTTGACGGGGTTTTTCCGCACGCTTCCTGTAGAGCTGGAGGAGGCGGCGCGGATTGATGGCTGCAGCCACTTTCAGGTGTTTTGGCGCGTGCTCTTGCCGCTGATCCGGCCCGCGCTCGCGACGGTTGTCATCATCAACTTCATTCACGCCTGGAACGACTTCTTTTTCCCGCTGATCTTCATTCAGGAAGACGCGCTGAAGACGATTCCGGTGGGGATGATGGTGTTGTTCGGGGAGTACGAAACAGATTGGAGCCTGCTTTTTGCCGGGCTGACGTTGTCTGCGCTGCCAATGATCGTCGTGTTTTTGCTGGCGTCCAGACAGTTCATGGAGGGGTTGACCGCAGGTGCAGTTAAATGA
- a CDS encoding carbohydrate ABC transporter permease — MNRSPPVRESQKGVEIIGTRNRHTIRPKGRARWLIHLFPLPALIVYTLFVLYPILSAFLYSLYDWQGIKRGVFVGLKNFVTLFTVEPFNEMFWNAFGHNVSYFVIEMIVQNGIAFGLAFLIYRKIRGSAFLKIAYFMPRLLSVIVIGFLWKLILNPNYGALNTLLAEVGLQEWARPWLGDPDTALIAIILINCWFGIGFAMLIFLAGLQAIPEELIEAARLDGARGLRLLWKIILPLCMPAITIMTIFTFIQAFEAFELVYAMQGSMGEPFRSTDTLAVYFYRMAFSSAGGAGDLAVGLGSALAVVLFFIVASVSAVSLYLMRKREVQH; from the coding sequence ATGAACCGTAGCCCTCCCGTCCGCGAAAGCCAAAAGGGGGTGGAGATCATCGGCACGAGGAACAGGCATACGATTCGACCGAAGGGGCGGGCGCGCTGGCTGATCCACCTGTTTCCCTTGCCCGCCTTGATTGTGTACACGCTGTTTGTCCTGTACCCGATTCTTAGCGCTTTTTTGTACAGCTTGTACGACTGGCAGGGCATCAAGCGGGGAGTGTTTGTCGGGCTGAAAAATTTTGTCACGCTGTTTACGGTGGAGCCGTTCAACGAGATGTTCTGGAACGCCTTCGGGCACAACGTCTCCTACTTTGTCATCGAAATGATCGTGCAAAACGGGATTGCGTTCGGCCTCGCTTTTCTCATCTACCGCAAAATTCGCGGCTCGGCCTTTTTGAAAATCGCTTACTTCATGCCGCGGCTGCTGTCTGTGATTGTGATTGGTTTTTTATGGAAATTAATCCTCAATCCGAATTACGGAGCGCTGAACACGCTGTTGGCCGAGGTAGGACTGCAGGAGTGGGCCAGACCGTGGCTGGGCGATCCGGATACGGCGCTGATTGCGATTATTTTGATTAACTGCTGGTTTGGCATCGGCTTTGCCATGCTGATCTTTTTGGCCGGATTGCAGGCGATTCCGGAAGAGCTGATCGAGGCAGCCAGGCTGGACGGGGCGCGGGGCTTGCGGTTGTTGTGGAAAATCATCCTGCCGCTGTGCATGCCGGCGATTACGATCATGACGATCTTCACCTTTATCCAGGCGTTCGAAGCGTTTGAGCTGGTGTACGCGATGCAAGGCTCGATGGGCGAGCCGTTTCGCTCGACGGATACGCTCGCGGTCTACTTTTATCGCATGGCGTTTTCCAGTGCGGGCGGCGCGGGAGACTTGGCTGTCGGGCTCGGCTCCGCATTGGCTGTCGTGCTGTTTTTCATCGTCGCATCCGTGTCGGCTGTCTCGCTGTACTTGATGCGCAAGCGCGAAGTCCAGCATTGA
- a CDS encoding ABC transporter substrate-binding protein, with product MKHFRFRRAASVFLVTAMALVGCSSGGGEQTAPGTQPGGNEGGGQQVTLSMHSWRVEDTEGYKAIIQAFEAENPNIKIEFKPFKATEYNTILNTALQSDSGPDILQLRPYAPGISLAEAGYLESLDNVPGISSFPKDVLAAATGKDGKVYGVPLSLNSTQFYYNKKIFEQNGLTEPKSWDELIATAKALKEKGITPISFGAKEGWLLSLSHGVIAPASYSGGDYLDKLLKGESNLQSSEFLQSVTRMQELIPYFPENYVGLELNDMRTLFATEKAAMFINGSFELEGLKKLNPDLQLDFFPMPTNNGQSVLTTWVDGSYAVNAKSKHKQEALKFMEFMATKKFGELFANQFKRISAVPGVSTDDPLVNKMAELSQTSSTPYLMVVHFAEGQPTTKQTLENALQGMYLGKLTPEQVAGEVQKSAATWFPPFKK from the coding sequence ATGAAGCATTTCCGTTTTCGAAGGGCGGCGTCTGTCTTTTTGGTAACAGCCATGGCACTGGTCGGCTGCAGTTCAGGTGGAGGGGAGCAAACCGCGCCGGGCACCCAGCCTGGTGGCAATGAGGGTGGCGGACAGCAGGTGACGCTGTCCATGCACAGTTGGCGGGTCGAGGACACAGAGGGCTACAAGGCGATTATCCAAGCGTTTGAGGCCGAGAACCCGAACATCAAGATCGAGTTCAAGCCGTTCAAGGCAACCGAGTACAATACCATCCTCAACACCGCGCTGCAAAGCGACAGCGGACCGGACATCCTGCAACTGCGTCCGTATGCCCCGGGTATTTCCCTGGCGGAAGCAGGCTATCTGGAGTCGCTGGACAATGTGCCAGGCATCTCCTCCTTCCCCAAAGACGTCCTCGCAGCGGCGACAGGCAAAGACGGCAAAGTCTACGGCGTTCCGCTCTCCTTAAATTCCACGCAGTTTTACTACAACAAGAAAATTTTCGAGCAAAACGGCCTGACAGAGCCAAAGAGCTGGGACGAATTGATAGCGACAGCCAAGGCGTTGAAGGAAAAAGGCATCACGCCGATTTCGTTTGGCGCGAAGGAAGGCTGGCTGCTTTCGTTGAGCCACGGCGTGATCGCTCCGGCGAGCTACAGCGGCGGCGACTATCTCGACAAGCTGCTCAAAGGCGAAAGCAATCTGCAAAGTTCCGAGTTTCTCCAATCGGTTACACGCATGCAGGAACTGATTCCTTATTTCCCGGAAAATTATGTGGGGCTCGAATTGAACGACATGCGCACCTTGTTCGCGACGGAAAAGGCGGCGATGTTCATCAACGGCAGCTTTGAGCTGGAAGGGCTGAAAAAGCTGAACCCCGATTTGCAGCTAGATTTTTTCCCGATGCCGACCAACAACGGGCAGTCTGTCCTGACGACATGGGTGGATGGTTCGTATGCCGTCAACGCCAAGTCGAAACATAAGCAGGAAGCGTTGAAATTCATGGAGTTTATGGCGACCAAAAAGTTCGGCGAGCTGTTCGCCAACCAGTTCAAGCGTATCAGCGCAGTGCCGGGAGTGTCGACAGACGATCCGCTCGTAAACAAAATGGCGGAGCTGTCGCAAACAAGCTCGACGCCTTACCTGATGGTCGTGCACTTCGCCGAAGGACAGCCGACAACGAAGCAAACGCTGGAAAACGCCCTGCAAGGCATGTACTTGGGCAAGCTCACGCCCGAACAGGTCGCGGGGGAAGTACAGAAGTCCGCCGCCACCTGGTTCCCTCCGTTTAAAAAGTAG
- a CDS encoding serine hydrolase domain-containing protein, with translation MEALEKLLQGWIGERLLPGAALRVVREGRVCYSLDAGATSIADGQPITKDTLFDLASLTKVTATLPALLLLMQEGLLAPDDRIGAFFPDCPPDKAAITIGQLLAHTSGLPADLETRRRDSEIVLPELLYRQQLLQKPGERVVYSDLGMIWLGLLIERVAGQPLDAFVAQRVFAPLGMAHTCYCPDGKCFLNIAKTEYCSLTSAYICGEVHDEKAFAMGGVAGHAGLFATADDLCLYAQSWLYNEPPLLAEHWRELAVRNHAGQAGESRGFGWELNQAGTTLSCGDHFHPASYGHTGFTGTSIWIDPVRELAVIFLTNAVHLGRNHQLRQLRPILHNAVTTALQTV, from the coding sequence ATGGAGGCGCTCGAAAAACTGTTGCAAGGCTGGATCGGCGAGCGACTGCTGCCGGGAGCTGCCCTGCGCGTCGTCCGCGAGGGGCGTGTCTGCTACTCGCTCGATGCGGGAGCTACGAGTATCGCCGACGGCCAGCCGATCACGAAAGACACTTTGTTTGACTTGGCCTCGCTGACAAAGGTGACAGCGACATTGCCCGCGCTCCTGCTCTTGATGCAGGAGGGGCTGCTCGCCCCCGATGACCGGATCGGCGCATTTTTTCCGGATTGTCCGCCCGATAAAGCCGCGATCACGATCGGGCAGTTGCTCGCGCACACGTCCGGACTGCCGGCAGATTTAGAGACGCGCAGGCGGGATAGCGAGATCGTGCTGCCTGAGCTGTTGTATCGGCAGCAGTTGCTGCAAAAGCCGGGCGAGCGAGTCGTCTACAGCGATCTGGGCATGATCTGGCTCGGCCTGCTCATCGAGCGAGTGGCAGGACAGCCGCTGGATGCGTTTGTCGCACAGCGGGTTTTTGCCCCATTGGGGATGGCGCACACTTGCTACTGTCCTGACGGGAAATGTTTTCTGAATATTGCAAAAACAGAATATTGCTCGCTCACAAGCGCGTACATCTGTGGGGAAGTCCATGACGAAAAAGCGTTTGCCATGGGCGGAGTCGCGGGGCACGCCGGGCTGTTTGCGACTGCGGACGACTTGTGCCTGTACGCGCAAAGCTGGCTGTACAACGAACCGCCCTTGCTTGCGGAGCATTGGCGCGAGCTGGCGGTGCGCAACCACGCCGGGCAAGCGGGCGAAAGCCGCGGTTTCGGCTGGGAGCTGAACCAGGCAGGAACTACGCTCAGTTGCGGCGATCATTTTCATCCCGCGAGCTACGGACATACGGGGTTCACCGGGACCAGCATCTGGATCGACCCGGTCCGGGAGCTTGCCGTCATTTTTCTCACCAATGCCGTTCACCTCGGGCGCAATCATCAGCTTCGGCAATTGCGGCCCATCCTGCACAACGCTGTCACGACCGCGCTGCAAACGGTCTGA